The Thalassotalea psychrophila genome window below encodes:
- the alaS gene encoding alanine--tRNA ligase: MIKSSAEIRQAFLNFFAQKQHQIVASSSLVPGNDATLLFTNAGMVPFKDVFLGAETRSYTRATSSQRCVRAGGKHNDLENVGYTARHHTFFEMLGNFSFGDYFKIDAINFGWEFLTSVLGLPKEKLLVTVYETDNEAFDHWANVIGVPVDRIIRIGDKSADKKFESDNFWSMGDTGPCGPCSEIFYDHGEEIWGGPPGSPEEDGDRFIEIWNLVFMQFNRQADGTMEPLPKPSVDTGMGLERIAAIMQGVHSNYEIDIFQGLIKAAADLLGCDDLEHKSLRVIADHIRSCSFMITDGVNPSNVGRGFVLRRIIRRAVRHGHKLEAKSHFFHQLVSALAEQMGEAYPELIKQQAIIEKTLRIEEEQFGRTLDRGMNLLNDVIANLSGDVIPGKDVFKLYDTYGFPADLTADIAREKELSIDQDGFDSEMQAQRQRAQKASNFGTDYNDQIKSDKTTNFEGYDNHSFSSTIVELFNSEGSVSSLNAGDKGIIVLDNTPFYAESGGQVGDTGTITTDSGTFKVTDTVKLGNAFAHHGVAESSIQLNARANAEIDSARRNDVIKNHSATHLLHTALRQVLGEHVTQKGSLCDPEKLRFDFSHFEGVTASELRQVEQLVNDNIRANYVRETELMNIEAAKEKGAMALFGEKYDDEVRVVTLGSFSTELCGGVHVERTGDIGLLKITSEAGIAAGTRRIEAVTGVAAMTYVDEQADKLTTIASLVKSDAVNTVSKVEQLISKSKQLEKEIAQLKQKLASQAGSDLISQAININGVKALIADVEGSDPKALREMVDDLKNKLGSGVVMLALANGEKVSLIAGVTKDLIGKVKAGDLVKMVAEQVGGKGGGRPDMAQAGGTQPENIANALATVEAWLADKL; encoded by the coding sequence ATGATTAAATCCAGTGCCGAAATAAGACAGGCATTTTTAAACTTCTTCGCGCAAAAACAACATCAAATAGTTGCCAGTAGCTCACTTGTACCAGGCAATGATGCAACATTGTTGTTTACTAATGCTGGTATGGTGCCATTTAAAGATGTGTTTTTAGGTGCTGAAACTCGTAGTTATACCAGAGCGACGTCATCGCAGCGTTGTGTTCGAGCAGGTGGTAAACATAATGATTTAGAAAATGTTGGTTATACCGCTCGGCACCATACATTTTTTGAAATGCTGGGTAACTTTAGCTTTGGCGATTATTTCAAAATTGATGCTATCAACTTTGGTTGGGAATTCTTAACATCTGTACTTGGCTTACCAAAAGAAAAGTTATTGGTAACGGTATATGAAACTGACAATGAAGCATTTGATCATTGGGCAAATGTAATTGGTGTTCCAGTCGACCGCATCATTCGGATTGGCGACAAGTCAGCTGACAAAAAATTTGAGTCAGATAATTTTTGGTCTATGGGTGATACAGGACCTTGTGGACCATGCTCTGAGATATTCTATGATCATGGCGAAGAAATTTGGGGTGGCCCCCCTGGATCACCTGAAGAAGACGGTGATCGTTTTATCGAAATTTGGAACTTGGTTTTCATGCAGTTCAACCGACAAGCTGACGGTACTATGGAGCCATTACCTAAGCCGTCTGTTGATACCGGTATGGGACTTGAACGCATCGCGGCAATTATGCAAGGCGTACACTCAAACTATGAAATAGATATTTTCCAAGGGCTAATTAAAGCTGCGGCAGATTTACTTGGGTGTGATGATTTAGAACATAAATCTTTGCGTGTAATTGCCGATCATATTCGTTCGTGTAGCTTTATGATCACCGATGGTGTTAATCCATCAAATGTTGGGCGTGGTTTCGTATTACGCCGCATCATTCGTCGCGCGGTACGTCATGGTCATAAACTTGAAGCAAAATCTCACTTCTTCCATCAGCTCGTTTCAGCCTTAGCTGAGCAAATGGGTGAAGCATATCCTGAGCTTATTAAACAGCAAGCAATTATTGAAAAAACATTGCGTATTGAAGAAGAACAGTTTGGCCGTACTTTAGATCGTGGTATGAACTTACTCAATGATGTCATTGCTAATTTAAGTGGTGATGTCATTCCTGGCAAAGATGTATTTAAGTTATACGATACGTACGGATTCCCAGCGGATTTAACTGCCGATATAGCTCGTGAAAAAGAATTGAGCATTGACCAAGACGGTTTTGATAGCGAAATGCAGGCACAACGTCAACGTGCACAAAAAGCATCAAATTTTGGTACTGATTACAACGACCAAATAAAATCAGATAAAACTACGAATTTTGAAGGTTACGATAACCACAGCTTTAGCTCGACTATTGTTGAGCTGTTTAATAGTGAAGGTTCTGTTTCTTCATTAAATGCGGGTGATAAAGGCATTATTGTTTTAGATAACACCCCTTTCTATGCTGAGTCAGGTGGTCAAGTAGGTGATACTGGCACAATAACCACAGATAGTGGTACGTTTAAAGTTACCGACACTGTTAAGTTAGGAAATGCCTTTGCTCATCATGGTGTTGCAGAATCTTCTATTCAATTAAATGCTCGAGCAAACGCAGAAATAGACAGTGCTCGTCGTAACGATGTTATTAAAAATCATTCGGCAACGCATTTATTACATACAGCGCTTCGTCAAGTTTTAGGTGAGCATGTGACGCAAAAAGGCTCATTATGTGACCCTGAAAAGCTTCGTTTTGACTTCTCTCATTTTGAAGGCGTAACAGCAAGCGAACTTCGCCAGGTTGAGCAATTAGTAAATGATAACATTCGTGCTAACTATGTTCGTGAAACTGAGTTGATGAATATTGAAGCCGCTAAAGAAAAAGGCGCAATGGCGTTATTTGGCGAAAAATATGACGATGAAGTTCGTGTTGTTACACTAGGTAGCTTTTCTACTGAACTTTGTGGTGGTGTGCATGTTGAACGTACTGGCGATATTGGTTTATTAAAAATAACTTCTGAAGCAGGTATTGCTGCAGGTACCAGGCGTATAGAAGCTGTAACTGGCGTTGCAGCAATGACATACGTTGACGAACAAGCAGATAAATTAACGACTATTGCCAGCTTAGTTAAGTCAGATGCGGTTAATACGGTAAGTAAAGTTGAACAATTAATTAGTAAGTCTAAGCAATTAGAGAAAGAAATCGCTCAACTTAAACAAAAGTTAGCGTCACAAGCTGGTTCAGATTTAATCAGCCAAGCAATTAATATTAATGGTGTTAAAGCATTAATAGCTGATGTTGAGGGCAGTGACCCTAAAGCATTACGTGAAATGGTTGACGATCTTAAAAATAAATTAGGCTCAGGTGTTGTCATGTTGGCGTTAGCTAATGGT
- a CDS encoding regulatory protein RecX encodes MIKKDVKKAAYSLLARREHSQKELMQKLLLREFNSDDIQIVLDALSEQDIQSDLRFGESMYRLRVAKGYGWIYIAAELKQKGLTSDIIAAVYTSQQVDWFLQAEKAYQKRFPDPKISDQKDKAKRVRFLQYRGYSFEQINTVMNLN; translated from the coding sequence GTGATTAAAAAGGACGTTAAAAAGGCCGCTTATTCTTTATTAGCAAGACGCGAACATTCGCAAAAAGAGTTAATGCAAAAATTGCTGTTAAGAGAGTTCAATAGCGATGATATACAAATAGTATTAGATGCTTTGAGTGAGCAAGATATTCAAAGTGATTTACGCTTTGGTGAAAGTATGTATCGTCTGCGAGTTGCTAAAGGTTATGGTTGGATTTATATTGCTGCAGAATTAAAGCAAAAAGGCTTAACTAGTGATATCATAGCCGCCGTTTATACTAGTCAACAAGTTGACTGGTTTTTACAGGCTGAAAAAGCCTACCAAAAGCGTTTTCCTGATCCTAAAATTAGCGATCAAAAAGATAAAGCAAAACGCGTAAGATTTTTACAATACCGTGGTTATAGTTTTGAACAAATAAACACGGTAATGAACCTAAATTAA
- the metH gene encoding methionine synthase, with protein MITVKSPTSILLEQQLQDRILVLDGAMGTMIQDHKFEEQDYRGERFANWHCDVKGNNDLLSITQSEVIKDIHRQYLLAGADIIETNTFNSTTIAMADYDMEDISREINLVSAQIARKVADEISLTTPDKPRFVAGVLGPTNRTCSISPDVNNPAFRNVSFDELKDAYIESINALIEGGVDIIMLETIFDTLNAKAAVFAVEQVFADIGYRLPLMISGTITDASGRTLSGQTTEAFYNSLRHANPISFGLNCALGPVELRQYVEELSNISDFAVSAHPNAGLPNAFGEYDFTVDDMNEHIVEWAESGFLNIVGGCCGTTPAHIKGIADSVAKITPRKIEPKKIACRLSGLEALNLDENSLFVNVGERTNVTGSAIFKRLITEEKYDEAIAVALQQVENGAQIIDINMDEGMLDSYGAMVKFLNLIAGEPDISKVPIMLDSSKWEIMEAGLKCIQGKGIVNSISLKEGEEAFKHHAELVRRYGAAVIIMAFDEVGQADTKDRKVEICQRAYRILVEEVGFPPEDIIFDPNIFAVATGIDEHNNYAVDFIEATKIIKETLPHAMISGGVSNVSFSFRGNNPVREAIHAVFLYHAIKNGMDMGIVNAGQLAIYQDIPKDLLKAVEDVIQNTDEDATERLLEVAQEYRGQGGTKAAGADLSWRELPVIKRLEHALVKGINEFIVEDTELARLEAERPIDVIEGPLMDGMNIVGDLFGEGQMFLPQVVKSARVMKQAVAHLQPYIELEKTVASSNGKVLLATVKGDVHDIGKNIVGVVLQCNNYEVIDLGVMVSCEKILQVARDENVDIIGLSGLITPSLDEMVHVAKEMQRQNFDLPLLIGGATTSKAHTAVKIEKNYDHPVIYVPNASRSVSVVNSLLTPELKGALVERTEKEYETVRQRYAKKGPRTDLSSLKDARANAFPLSFKHYTPATPKELGVTVLDDIDLNVVRNYIDWTPFFLTWQLSGKYPKILEHELIGEEAKKLFADANAMLDDVINNKTLKAKAVFGLFPAHSVGDDIEVFTDDTRSDLLNILCGLRQQTKKQTGQFNRCLSDYVASKDSGVNDYVGAFAVSSGFGADELVQEHDSKHDAYNSILLKAVADRLAEATAEYLHERIRKDYWGYASDENLDNEDLIRENYQGIRPAPGYPACPEHTEKGTIWQLLDVENNIGMELTTSYAMWPGAAVSGWYFAHPDSKYFAVAKIDREQVESYATRKSMSIAEAERWLSPNLGYDPD; from the coding sequence ATTATTACGGTGAAATCTCCAACAAGTATTTTATTAGAACAACAATTACAAGACCGAATTTTAGTGCTAGATGGCGCCATGGGCACCATGATCCAAGATCATAAATTTGAAGAGCAAGATTATAGAGGCGAGCGTTTTGCCAATTGGCATTGTGATGTAAAAGGTAATAATGATTTATTATCAATTACCCAGAGCGAAGTGATTAAAGATATACATCGTCAATATTTGCTTGCTGGTGCTGATATAATTGAAACTAATACTTTCAATTCTACCACTATTGCCATGGCTGATTATGATATGGAAGATATCAGCCGCGAGATAAATTTAGTATCAGCACAAATAGCTCGTAAAGTAGCAGATGAAATTAGCTTAACAACACCAGATAAACCACGCTTTGTTGCCGGTGTGTTAGGGCCAACGAATCGTACATGTTCTATTTCTCCAGATGTAAACAATCCTGCATTTCGAAATGTTAGTTTTGATGAACTAAAAGATGCCTATATTGAATCTATCAACGCCTTAATAGAAGGTGGTGTAGATATAATCATGCTAGAAACTATCTTCGATACACTAAATGCTAAAGCAGCTGTTTTTGCAGTTGAGCAAGTGTTTGCCGATATAGGGTACCGACTACCTTTGATGATCTCAGGCACTATTACAGATGCTTCAGGTCGAACTTTATCAGGGCAAACAACAGAAGCATTTTATAACTCATTACGCCATGCTAACCCGATTTCCTTTGGTTTAAACTGCGCGCTAGGTCCGGTTGAGCTTAGACAGTATGTAGAAGAGTTAAGTAATATTTCCGATTTCGCCGTTTCAGCTCATCCTAATGCCGGCTTGCCGAATGCTTTTGGTGAGTACGATTTTACCGTAGATGATATGAATGAACATATTGTTGAATGGGCTGAATCTGGTTTTTTAAATATAGTTGGAGGTTGCTGTGGTACTACACCTGCACATATTAAAGGTATAGCGGACAGCGTTGCAAAAATCACTCCACGTAAAATCGAGCCTAAAAAGATTGCCTGTCGATTATCTGGATTAGAAGCACTGAACCTTGATGAGAATAGTTTATTCGTTAACGTTGGTGAACGCACTAATGTTACTGGTTCTGCCATATTTAAACGCTTAATTACCGAAGAAAAATACGATGAAGCTATTGCCGTAGCTCTCCAGCAAGTTGAAAATGGTGCACAAATAATCGATATCAATATGGATGAAGGCATGCTCGACTCCTATGGCGCAATGGTTAAGTTTTTAAACTTAATTGCTGGTGAGCCTGACATCTCAAAAGTACCTATTATGCTTGATTCCTCGAAGTGGGAGATTATGGAAGCAGGCCTTAAATGTATACAAGGAAAAGGCATAGTTAACTCTATTAGCCTAAAAGAAGGCGAAGAAGCATTTAAGCATCACGCTGAACTTGTCCGTCGTTACGGTGCTGCGGTAATTATCATGGCATTTGATGAGGTTGGCCAAGCAGATACTAAAGATAGAAAAGTTGAAATCTGTCAACGAGCTTATCGAATATTGGTTGAAGAAGTAGGATTTCCGCCAGAAGATATAATTTTCGATCCTAACATTTTTGCTGTTGCAACAGGTATTGATGAGCATAATAACTATGCCGTAGATTTTATTGAAGCCACTAAAATCATCAAAGAAACATTACCACATGCGATGATCTCTGGTGGTGTATCAAATGTGTCATTTTCATTTAGAGGTAATAACCCTGTACGAGAAGCTATACATGCGGTGTTTCTATACCATGCCATTAAAAATGGCATGGATATGGGTATTGTAAATGCTGGGCAATTAGCTATTTACCAAGATATACCAAAAGATTTATTAAAAGCTGTTGAAGATGTTATCCAAAACACAGACGAAGACGCGACAGAGCGATTACTAGAGGTAGCACAAGAGTATCGTGGACAAGGTGGAACCAAAGCTGCAGGAGCTGATTTAAGCTGGCGCGAGCTACCGGTAATTAAAAGGTTAGAACACGCGTTAGTAAAAGGCATTAATGAATTTATCGTTGAAGATACGGAGTTAGCTAGGCTTGAAGCCGAGCGTCCAATCGATGTTATCGAAGGACCATTGATGGACGGGATGAATATTGTCGGTGATTTATTTGGTGAAGGTCAAATGTTTTTGCCACAAGTGGTTAAGTCTGCACGAGTAATGAAGCAAGCAGTGGCTCATTTACAACCATATATTGAACTTGAAAAGACTGTAGCTAGTAGCAACGGTAAAGTGTTATTAGCAACGGTAAAGGGTGATGTACATGATATAGGTAAGAATATTGTTGGTGTTGTCCTGCAATGTAATAACTATGAAGTAATTGACCTTGGCGTTATGGTATCTTGTGAGAAAATTTTACAGGTAGCACGCGATGAAAACGTTGATATTATCGGTTTGTCAGGGTTAATTACCCCATCATTAGATGAAATGGTGCATGTTGCCAAAGAGATGCAACGGCAAAACTTTGATTTGCCGCTATTAATTGGTGGTGCGACAACGTCTAAAGCACATACCGCGGTTAAAATTGAGAAAAATTATGATCACCCGGTAATTTATGTACCCAATGCATCTCGTTCAGTTTCTGTGGTCAATTCACTACTAACACCTGAATTGAAAGGTGCATTGGTTGAACGTACAGAGAAAGAATATGAAACAGTACGACAACGTTACGCCAAAAAAGGCCCTCGTACTGATTTATCATCCCTAAAAGATGCGCGAGCAAATGCGTTTCCGCTTAGTTTTAAGCACTATACGCCTGCAACACCGAAGGAATTAGGCGTAACAGTATTAGATGATATTGACTTGAATGTGGTACGAAACTATATAGACTGGACGCCATTTTTCCTAACTTGGCAGTTATCAGGTAAATATCCAAAGATTTTAGAACATGAACTGATTGGTGAAGAAGCAAAGAAATTATTCGCAGATGCCAATGCAATGCTTGATGACGTTATCAACAATAAAACCTTAAAAGCAAAAGCTGTATTTGGTTTATTCCCTGCACATAGCGTTGGCGACGATATTGAAGTATTTACTGATGACACGCGTAGTGATTTATTAAATATCCTCTGCGGTTTACGTCAACAAACTAAGAAACAAACAGGGCAGTTTAATCGTTGTTTAAGCGATTATGTTGCTTCAAAAGACTCTGGAGTTAATGACTACGTTGGGGCTTTTGCCGTATCTTCAGGTTTTGGTGCCGATGAATTAGTGCAAGAGCATGATAGTAAGCACGATGCCTATAACTCTATTTTATTAAAAGCAGTTGCCGACAGACTTGCTGAAGCAACTGCCGAGTATCTTCATGAACGAATTCGTAAGGATTACTGGGGTTATGCAAGTGATGAAAACCTAGACAACGAAGATTTAATTCGTGAGAACTATCAAGGTATTCGTCCAGCACCAGGTTACCCCGCATGCCCTGAACATACTGAAAAGGGTACTATATGGCAATTGCTTGATGTTGAAAACAACATCGGTATGGAATTAACAACAAGTTATGCTATGTGGCCAGGTGCTGCAGTTAGCGGTTGGTATTTTGCTCACCCAGATAGTAAATACTTTGCAGTTGCTAAAATTGATAGAGAACAAGTTGAAAGTTACGCAACTCGCAAAAGCATGAGCATTGCTGAAGCCGAGCGTTGGTTATCACCAAACTTGGGCTATGATCCGGATTAA
- the metA gene encoding homoserine O-acetyltransferase MetA, which yields MPIKIPDQLPALAVLANENIFVMSENRAVNQEIRPMQVAILNLMPNKIEAEIQILRMLSNTPLQINIEFVRLHLNESKNTPKEHLDEFYCLFDDIKHKHYDGLIVTGAPLGQLSYEDVSYWDKIVEVFEWSQTNVTSTMYSCWAAHAALYYRYGLNRKLRTKKLSGVYRHQTLDSMEPLTRGYEEEFSVPHSRYGEIDRTIYQSVNELNVLAESEQAGVYLVATKDKKHVFVTGHPEYDACTLADEYQRDIKAGVETFIPENYFKFDDVSLAPKNKWRSHGCLLFSNWLNYYVYQITPYNLEN from the coding sequence ATGCCGATTAAAATCCCTGATCAATTACCAGCCCTGGCAGTTCTCGCTAATGAGAACATATTTGTCATGTCTGAAAATAGGGCTGTTAATCAAGAAATTCGACCTATGCAAGTAGCAATATTAAATTTAATGCCAAATAAAATTGAGGCTGAAATTCAAATATTGCGCATGCTGTCAAATACACCGTTACAAATAAATATTGAATTTGTCCGTTTGCACTTAAATGAATCTAAAAATACACCGAAAGAGCATTTGGATGAGTTTTATTGCTTATTCGATGATATAAAGCATAAACACTACGATGGTTTAATCGTAACTGGTGCGCCTTTAGGTCAGCTTAGTTACGAAGATGTTTCTTATTGGGACAAAATAGTAGAAGTTTTTGAATGGTCTCAAACAAATGTCACATCAACTATGTATTCATGTTGGGCGGCGCATGCTGCGCTATACTACCGCTATGGTTTAAATAGAAAATTACGCACCAAAAAGCTTTCCGGTGTGTACCGACATCAAACATTAGATTCTATGGAACCGCTAACTCGAGGTTATGAAGAAGAGTTTTCTGTTCCTCATTCACGCTACGGTGAAATTGATAGAACAATTTACCAAAGCGTAAACGAACTAAATGTTCTAGCGGAATCAGAACAGGCGGGGGTATATCTGGTTGCTACAAAAGATAAAAAACATGTATTTGTAACAGGGCATCCTGAATACGATGCTTGTACATTAGCTGATGAATACCAAAGGGATATAAAAGCCGGTGTTGAAACTTTCATACCTGAAAATTATTTTAAATTTGACGATGTGAGTTTGGCCCCTAAAAATAAATGGCGTAGCCATGGCTGTTTATTATTTAGCAATTGGCTGAATTATTATGTTTATCAAATTACTCCATACAACCTTGAAAATTAG
- the recA gene encoding recombinase RecA, translated as MDANKEKALSAALSQIERQFGKGSIMKLGDNQSMNVETISTGSLALDVALGAGGLPMGRVVEIYGPESSGKTTLTLEVIAEAQRNGKVCAFVDAEHALDPIYAEKLGVNINELLVSQPDTGEQALEIVDMLSRSGAVDVIVVDSVAALTPKAEIEGDMGDSHMGLQARMLSQAMRKLTGNLKQSNTMLIFINQIRMKIGVMFGNPETTTGGNALKFYASVRLDIRRIGAVKEGDEITGNETRVKVVKNKIAPPFKQAEFQILYGQGINSLGELIDLGVKHKMVEKAGAWYSCMGERIGQGKANATKYLAENTAMATELEAKLRGLLLTTAKDSEEEVVAEVE; from the coding sequence ATGGACGCAAATAAAGAAAAGGCATTATCAGCAGCCCTAAGTCAAATTGAACGTCAGTTCGGTAAAGGTTCGATCATGAAACTAGGAGATAACCAAAGCATGAACGTAGAAACTATTTCTACCGGCTCACTTGCTTTAGATGTTGCTCTTGGTGCTGGCGGTTTGCCAATGGGTCGTGTTGTTGAAATCTATGGTCCTGAATCTAGTGGTAAAACGACACTTACTTTAGAAGTAATCGCTGAAGCACAGCGTAATGGTAAAGTATGTGCTTTTGTTGATGCCGAGCATGCTCTTGACCCAATTTATGCTGAAAAACTCGGCGTAAACATTAATGAGTTATTAGTGTCACAACCAGATACTGGTGAACAAGCTTTAGAAATTGTTGATATGTTAAGTCGTTCTGGTGCGGTAGACGTAATTGTAGTCGATTCTGTTGCTGCTTTAACTCCTAAAGCTGAAATTGAAGGCGACATGGGTGACAGTCACATGGGTCTACAGGCTCGTATGTTGTCACAAGCAATGCGTAAGCTTACAGGTAACCTTAAGCAATCTAATACTATGCTTATCTTTATCAACCAAATCCGTATGAAAATTGGTGTAATGTTTGGTAACCCGGAAACAACTACAGGTGGTAATGCGCTTAAGTTTTATGCATCTGTTCGTCTAGATATTCGTCGTATTGGCGCGGTTAAAGAAGGGGATGAAATTACCGGTAATGAAACCCGTGTTAAAGTTGTTAAAAACAAAATTGCTCCTCCGTTTAAACAGGCTGAATTCCAAATTTTATACGGCCAAGGTATTAACAGTTTAGGTGAGCTAATCGACTTAGGTGTTAAACATAAAATGGTTGAAAAAGCTGGAGCATGGTACAGCTGTATGGGCGAACGTATCGGTCAAGGTAAAGCTAATGCAACCAAGTATCTTGCAGAAAACACTGCTATGGCAACAGAATTAGAAGCTAAATTGCGTGGTCTATTACTAACTACAGCTAAAGATTCAGAAGAAGAAGTTGTTGCTGAAGTTGAATAA